One window of Futiania mangrovi genomic DNA carries:
- a CDS encoding IclR family transcriptional regulator, producing the protein MAERTDTPEKLVGALVNGLAVLRYLQRTNAAVGVTQVARDLSLNPSTCYHLLRTLVHEGLVVFDEKTKSYTVGLGLVALAQGALDRNTHIRMLHPSLKRIARKHGVTMTLWDRMSDDRAVLVDRAESDAAMHVSMNIGQRLPLFLGALGRCFAAYSQMPPEELRSRYEAIRLQDPQTFEDWMEDVEEVHRRGYAIDRGNYVRGVTTISAPILNKQGEPVLAMSAVAFSAQVGARETRELAQDIRVAARDASLALGGSAPADSAMEKTFSPGE; encoded by the coding sequence ATGGCCGAACGGACTGACACGCCGGAGAAGCTCGTGGGCGCCCTGGTCAACGGGCTCGCCGTGCTGCGCTACCTGCAGCGGACGAACGCAGCCGTCGGCGTGACGCAGGTCGCGCGCGACCTCTCCCTCAATCCCAGCACCTGCTACCACCTGCTGCGGACGCTGGTCCACGAGGGGCTCGTGGTCTTCGACGAGAAGACGAAGAGCTACACGGTGGGTCTCGGTCTCGTCGCGCTGGCGCAGGGGGCGCTCGACCGGAACACCCATATCCGCATGCTGCATCCTTCGCTCAAGCGGATCGCGCGCAAGCACGGGGTCACCATGACGCTCTGGGACCGCATGAGCGATGACCGTGCCGTGCTGGTCGACCGCGCGGAATCGGATGCGGCGATGCATGTCTCCATGAACATCGGGCAGCGGCTGCCGCTGTTCCTCGGTGCGCTGGGCCGCTGCTTCGCCGCCTACAGCCAGATGCCGCCGGAGGAATTGCGCAGCCGGTACGAGGCGATCCGCCTGCAGGACCCCCAGACCTTCGAAGACTGGATGGAGGACGTCGAGGAAGTGCACCGGCGCGGCTATGCCATCGACCGCGGCAATTACGTGCGCGGCGTGACCACGATCTCGGCCCCGATCCTCAACAAGCAGGGCGAGCCGGTGCTGGCGATGAGCGCGGTCGCCTTCAGTGCGCAGGTCGGTGCGCGCGAGACGCGGGAACTGGCCCAGGACATCCGCGTCGCGGCGCGCGACGCATCTCTGGCGCTGGGCGGGAGCGCGCCCGCAGATTCAGCCATGGAGAAAACTTTTTCTCCTGGCGAATGA
- a CDS encoding TRAP transporter large permease produces MSGLEIGFGSLGVLLLLMLLRVPVGIALGLVAYGGIYLLLGPVAAWGILTAIPYDFTAHWTLSSVPMFLLMGYVCFHAQLTEGLFRVARAWLSWLPGGLAVASVGASAAFSAVTGSSVACAAAMGRIVVPEMLRANYDKGLATGVVAAAGTIGSMIPPSIILLIYGIFAEVPIGKLFVAGILPGLLSAFMFGLMIVIRVSRNPELAPTTSVRETLAEKLAAFRGTWPVIVLVIGVFGGLFGGVFTPTEAGAVGAGLAFLIAFAQRTLTRKTMGQAVLETLYSTSSIFIIAIGAALLTRLMALAGVADYLSDLVVQHEVGTIGLLIGISVVYLILGMFLDPIGIMLLTLPIFLPVVQHVGVDLIWFGILLAKYLEIALITPPVGLNVFVIKGMVGNLVSTATIYRGVMWFLVADLITLGLLIGFPAITLTLPSLMD; encoded by the coding sequence ATGAGCGGTCTCGAGATCGGCTTCGGTAGCCTTGGCGTTCTCCTGCTCCTCATGCTGCTGCGCGTGCCCGTCGGCATTGCGCTGGGCCTCGTCGCCTATGGCGGCATCTACCTGCTGCTGGGGCCCGTCGCCGCCTGGGGCATCCTCACCGCGATCCCCTACGACTTCACCGCGCACTGGACGCTGAGTTCGGTGCCGATGTTCCTGCTCATGGGCTATGTCTGCTTCCATGCCCAGCTGACGGAGGGCCTGTTCCGCGTGGCCCGCGCCTGGCTCAGCTGGCTGCCGGGCGGCCTGGCCGTCGCCTCGGTGGGGGCGAGCGCGGCCTTCTCCGCGGTCACCGGCTCCTCCGTCGCGTGCGCCGCCGCCATGGGCCGCATCGTCGTGCCGGAGATGCTGCGCGCCAACTACGACAAGGGGCTTGCGACGGGCGTTGTCGCGGCGGCCGGCACAATCGGCTCTATGATCCCGCCCAGCATCATCCTTCTGATCTACGGCATCTTCGCGGAGGTGCCGATCGGCAAGCTGTTCGTCGCGGGCATCCTGCCGGGCCTTCTGTCGGCCTTCATGTTCGGTTTGATGATCGTGATCCGCGTCAGCCGCAACCCGGAGCTTGCGCCCACCACCAGCGTGCGTGAGACCCTTGCGGAGAAGCTCGCCGCCTTCCGCGGCACCTGGCCGGTCATCGTGCTGGTGATCGGGGTCTTTGGCGGCCTGTTCGGCGGCGTGTTCACGCCGACGGAGGCGGGTGCGGTCGGTGCGGGCCTCGCCTTCCTGATCGCGTTCGCCCAGCGCACGCTGACCCGCAAGACGATGGGCCAGGCGGTGCTGGAGACGCTCTACAGCACGTCGTCGATCTTCATCATCGCCATCGGGGCGGCGCTGCTGACCCGCCTGATGGCGCTGGCCGGGGTGGCCGACTACCTCTCCGATCTCGTCGTGCAGCACGAGGTCGGGACCATCGGGCTGCTGATCGGCATTTCCGTCGTCTACCTGATCCTCGGCATGTTCCTCGACCCCATCGGGATCATGCTGCTGACGCTGCCGATCTTCCTGCCCGTGGTCCAGCACGTGGGCGTCGACCTGATCTGGTTCGGCATCCTGCTCGCAAAGTACCTGGAGATCGCGCTGATCACGCCGCCCGTGGGTCTCAACGTCTTCGTCATCAAGGGGATGGTCGGCAACCTCGTCTCGACGGCGACGATCTACCGCGGCGTGATGTGGTTCCTCGTGGCCGACCTCATCACGCTGGGCCTTCTGATCGGCTTTCCGGCCATCACGCTGACCCTGCCCTCGCTCATGGACTGA
- a CDS encoding flavin-containing monooxygenase produces the protein MARRDADFDALIVGAGFAGMYQLHALRDRLGLRAQVIEAGSGVGGTWYWNRYPGARCDTESHAYCYYFSDALLEEWEWSERYPAQPEILRYLNFAADRLDLRRDIRFDTRVTGARYDTEANLWHVETDTGETLSTTWLIAAVGCLSAANIPDIPGLERFEGAWYHTSDWPEGGVDFTGKRVGQIGTGSTGIQTAPAIAETAAHLTVFQRTANYSVPARNRPLDEDFTQAFRENIPHYRDLLRSTPNGHPFRLADRKVADVTEEERRKIYEEAWAKGGLQFRAVFKDLGVDREANATASDFIKAKIRETVTDPRKANILANIDHPYGAKRPPIDTHYFETFNRADVDLVDLRATPIVEITATGIRTTEATYDLDVIVFATGFDAITGPLLKLNITGAGGLTLAEAWQAGPRSFLGLQVPGFPNLFTITGPGSPSVLTNMPVAIEQHVEWIAGCIAWMRENAIAAMEADEDAAEAWGRHVNDAANATLLPTVPHSWYLGANIPGKPRVFIPYAGGLPRYRAICEDVAAQGYPGFRTKDTAGKTRATSNGLPPIRGFTAPLEAEPQAV, from the coding sequence ATGGCACGCAGGGACGCGGATTTCGACGCGCTGATCGTCGGCGCGGGGTTCGCCGGCATGTATCAGCTTCACGCGCTGCGCGACCGGCTGGGCCTTCGCGCGCAGGTGATCGAGGCCGGCAGCGGCGTCGGCGGCACCTGGTACTGGAACCGCTATCCGGGCGCGCGCTGCGACACCGAAAGCCATGCCTATTGCTATTATTTCTCCGACGCCCTGCTGGAGGAGTGGGAGTGGTCGGAGCGCTATCCGGCCCAGCCGGAGATCCTGCGCTATCTGAACTTCGCGGCTGACAGGCTCGACCTGCGCCGCGACATCCGCTTCGACACGCGCGTCACCGGTGCGCGCTACGACACGGAAGCCAATCTCTGGCACGTGGAGACGGACACGGGCGAAACGCTCAGCACGACATGGCTGATCGCCGCGGTGGGCTGCCTTTCCGCGGCCAATATCCCGGACATTCCGGGGCTGGAGCGGTTCGAGGGTGCATGGTACCACACCTCCGACTGGCCCGAAGGCGGCGTCGACTTCACGGGCAAGCGCGTCGGGCAGATCGGCACGGGCTCCACCGGCATCCAGACCGCACCGGCCATCGCGGAGACGGCGGCGCACCTGACGGTCTTCCAGCGCACGGCAAACTACAGCGTCCCGGCCCGCAACCGGCCGCTGGACGAGGACTTCACGCAGGCGTTCCGCGAGAACATCCCGCACTACCGCGATCTGCTGCGCTCGACGCCCAACGGCCATCCCTTCCGCCTGGCCGACCGCAAGGTGGCCGACGTGACGGAGGAAGAGCGCCGGAAGATCTACGAGGAGGCATGGGCGAAGGGCGGGCTGCAGTTCCGCGCCGTGTTCAAGGACCTGGGCGTCGACCGCGAGGCGAACGCGACCGCGTCAGACTTCATCAAGGCGAAGATCCGCGAGACGGTGACGGACCCGCGCAAGGCCAATATCCTCGCGAACATCGACCATCCCTACGGCGCCAAGCGCCCGCCGATCGACACCCATTATTTCGAGACGTTCAACCGCGCGGACGTCGACCTTGTCGATCTGCGTGCAACACCCATCGTCGAGATCACCGCGACCGGCATCCGCACGACGGAGGCGACCTACGACCTCGACGTGATCGTGTTCGCGACGGGCTTCGACGCGATCACCGGGCCGCTTCTCAAGCTGAACATCACGGGCGCTGGCGGCCTGACGCTGGCCGAGGCCTGGCAGGCGGGGCCGCGCAGTTTCCTCGGCCTGCAGGTGCCGGGCTTCCCGAACCTCTTCACGATCACCGGTCCCGGCAGCCCGTCGGTGCTGACCAACATGCCCGTCGCCATCGAGCAGCACGTGGAATGGATCGCCGGCTGCATCGCGTGGATGCGCGAAAACGCCATCGCGGCGATGGAGGCGGACGAGGACGCGGCGGAAGCCTGGGGGCGGCACGTCAACGACGCGGCGAACGCGACGCTGCTGCCGACGGTGCCGCACTCCTGGTACCTGGGCGCGAACATTCCGGGCAAGCCGCGCGTGTTCATTCCCTACGCGGGCGGCCTGCCGCGCTACCGCGCCATCTGCGAGGATGTCGCAGCACAGGGCTACCCTGGCTTCCGGACCAAGGACACCGCAGGAAAGACGCGGGCCACCTCGAACGGCCTGCCGCCGATCCGCGGCTTCACGGCCCCGCTGGAAGCGGAGCCGCAAGCCGTCTGA
- a CDS encoding C4-dicarboxylate TRAP transporter substrate-binding protein, giving the protein MKHRLLTLAAAAGLAVTASFAGSAQAAEGRFAAFLPPANPVVGQGAEPFIERVAKDTNGELTYKLFAGGALLGGKNMVEGLQTGVADIGQIVFGYFPAEFPYATLIADMAIYGSNAPAIAAAVSEFALLNCEGCLAEFKKLGLVHMGGTSTSPYVLMSRDKIETLDELKGKKVRTPGALWDRWVRAAGGTPVNISAGEIYEAMSRGQVDAVLNAFGAMKSHSLWDAAKHVTNLQLGTYRSWGIFTVSARHWEGLSPAHRRVLLDNAARGILQAALGYIATDDAARAEIGQHNVSVHEPSDGMRQQLAEFLKTDRPNIIENAKTKLNIAEPEPLMEKFVALVEKWEALYAPLGKDLDKMTELLMQEVFSKIDENTHGL; this is encoded by the coding sequence ATGAAACACCGGCTTCTCACACTCGCGGCGGCGGCGGGCCTCGCCGTCACCGCTTCGTTCGCGGGCAGTGCGCAGGCCGCGGAAGGCCGCTTCGCCGCCTTCCTTCCGCCGGCCAACCCCGTCGTGGGGCAGGGCGCCGAACCCTTCATCGAGCGCGTGGCGAAGGACACCAATGGCGAGCTGACCTACAAGCTGTTCGCCGGGGGCGCGCTGCTCGGCGGCAAGAACATGGTCGAGGGCCTGCAGACGGGCGTCGCCGACATCGGGCAGATCGTGTTCGGCTATTTCCCGGCCGAGTTTCCCTACGCGACGCTGATCGCCGACATGGCAATCTATGGCAGCAACGCGCCTGCCATCGCGGCGGCGGTCAGCGAGTTCGCACTGCTCAATTGCGAAGGTTGCCTTGCGGAGTTCAAGAAGCTCGGCCTCGTGCACATGGGCGGCACCAGCACGTCGCCCTATGTGCTCATGTCGCGCGACAAGATCGAGACGCTCGACGAGCTGAAGGGCAAGAAGGTCCGGACGCCGGGCGCGCTCTGGGACCGCTGGGTGCGCGCAGCGGGCGGCACGCCGGTCAACATCTCTGCCGGCGAAATCTACGAGGCGATGTCGCGCGGCCAGGTCGACGCCGTGCTCAACGCCTTCGGCGCGATGAAGAGCCACAGCCTGTGGGACGCGGCCAAGCACGTGACGAACCTGCAGCTCGGCACCTACCGGTCCTGGGGCATCTTCACGGTCAGCGCCCGGCATTGGGAGGGCCTGTCGCCGGCGCACCGCCGCGTGCTGCTCGACAATGCCGCGCGCGGCATCCTGCAGGCGGCGCTCGGTTACATCGCGACCGACGACGCGGCCCGCGCGGAGATCGGCCAGCACAATGTCTCGGTCCACGAGCCGTCGGATGGCATGCGTCAGCAGCTGGCGGAGTTCCTCAAGACCGATCGCCCGAACATCATCGAGAACGCGAAGACAAAGCTGAACATCGCCGAGCCCGAGCCGCTGATGGAGAAATTCGTCGCGCTCGTCGAGAAGTGGGAGGCGCTCTACGCCCCGCTTGGCAAGGATCTCGACAAGATGACGGAACTGCTGATGCAGGAGGTCTTCTCGAAGATCGACGAGAACACCCACGGTCTCTGA
- a CDS encoding TRAP transporter small permease, which produces MLGFFRWSTETCLRLSGVALLLMMVQINLDVLGRYLLNEPLPGTTEIVTAYLMVAIVFLPLARVEMADAHISVDLIAQFLPVGAQLRLQALACAAGAAFFGLLTGSSWQSAMAKYRIGEYVMGEFSVVVWPSRFFVPLGCGLMTALLLYKGWRLLIGDDALVRDASGPAEH; this is translated from the coding sequence GTGCTCGGGTTTTTCAGATGGTCGACCGAGACCTGCCTCCGCCTGTCGGGGGTCGCTCTGCTGCTGATGATGGTCCAGATCAATCTCGACGTGTTGGGCCGCTACCTGCTCAACGAGCCGCTGCCCGGCACGACCGAGATCGTCACCGCCTATCTCATGGTCGCCATCGTATTCCTGCCGCTTGCGCGCGTGGAGATGGCGGATGCGCATATCTCGGTCGACCTGATCGCGCAGTTCCTGCCCGTGGGCGCGCAATTGCGGCTGCAGGCGCTGGCCTGCGCGGCGGGGGCGGCGTTCTTCGGCCTGCTGACCGGGTCGAGCTGGCAATCGGCCATGGCCAAGTACCGCATCGGCGAATACGTGATGGGCGAGTTCTCCGTCGTGGTCTGGCCGTCGCGCTTCTTCGTGCCGCTCGGCTGCGGGCTGATGACTGCGCTGCTGCTCTACAAGGGCTGGCGGCTGCTGATCGGCGACGACGCGCTGGTGCGCGACGCCTCCGGCCCGGCGGAGCATTGA
- a CDS encoding acyl-CoA dehydrogenase family protein, producing the protein MDFAFSAEQEQVRETVRRFCEKEIAPLVRAAEESETFPREIFRKWGETGLLGVRYPAEDGGSGFDKVSDCIIREELSYVSQAFASSWSAHTHLGIWPIWRAGTPEQRARFFHPALAGEKIACFGLSEPDVGSNIRALKTRAEKVDGGWKINGAKMYITNAPIADFMLLVARTSPELKPDAISIFIVELPCAGIDISKLGKEGIKASETGLLYIADAFVPDDCLLGGRTGTYPVVLDSLAENRVGVAANSLGMARAALDAATRYAREREVAGKRIGQYQAIAHKLADMATDIEAARWLVYYGAWRVDQGTLDTVTASKVKLFASEVAVRVSEQAIRIHGGSGIMREYPVGRIHRDSLVYVIGEGTSDIQRNLIARGLEL; encoded by the coding sequence ATGGATTTCGCGTTCAGCGCGGAGCAGGAGCAGGTGCGCGAAACCGTTCGCAGGTTCTGCGAGAAGGAGATCGCGCCGCTGGTGCGGGCGGCGGAGGAAAGCGAGACATTCCCGCGCGAGATCTTCCGCAAATGGGGCGAGACGGGCCTGCTCGGCGTGCGCTACCCGGCGGAGGACGGCGGCTCGGGCTTCGACAAGGTCAGCGACTGCATCATCCGCGAGGAGCTGAGCTACGTCTCGCAGGCCTTCGCGTCGAGCTGGTCGGCGCACACCCATCTCGGCATCTGGCCGATCTGGAGGGCCGGCACGCCGGAACAGCGCGCACGCTTCTTCCATCCCGCGCTGGCGGGGGAGAAGATCGCGTGCTTCGGCCTCAGCGAGCCCGACGTGGGCTCGAACATCCGCGCGCTCAAGACGCGGGCGGAGAAGGTCGACGGCGGCTGGAAGATCAATGGCGCGAAGATGTACATCACCAACGCGCCCATCGCGGACTTCATGCTGCTGGTGGCGCGCACGTCGCCGGAACTGAAGCCCGACGCGATCAGCATCTTCATCGTGGAGCTTCCCTGCGCGGGCATCGACATCTCGAAGCTCGGCAAGGAAGGCATCAAGGCTTCCGAAACCGGCCTCCTCTACATCGCCGACGCCTTCGTGCCGGACGATTGCCTGCTCGGCGGACGCACGGGCACATATCCGGTCGTCCTCGACTCGCTGGCGGAGAACCGCGTCGGCGTGGCAGCCAACTCGCTCGGCATGGCGCGCGCCGCGCTCGACGCCGCCACCCGCTATGCCAGGGAGCGCGAGGTCGCGGGCAAGCGCATCGGCCAGTACCAGGCCATCGCCCACAAGCTCGCCGACATGGCGACCGACATCGAGGCGGCGCGCTGGCTCGTCTATTACGGCGCATGGCGGGTCGACCAGGGCACGCTCGACACGGTGACTGCGTCCAAGGTGAAGCTCTTTGCAAGCGAGGTCGCCGTCCGCGTCAGCGAGCAGGCGATCCGCATCCACGGCGGCTCCGGCATCATGCGCGAATACCCGGTCGGGCGGATCCATCGCGACTCGCTGGTCTATGTCATCGGCGAGGGGACGAGCGACATCCAGCGCAACCTCATCGCGCGCGGGCTGGAGCTGTGA
- a CDS encoding acyl-CoA dehydrogenase family protein, which produces MTVTRRPGANTIEEPVFRDMCRRFAEVEAAPRWEKADREKAYPRDFYEAAARAGLIGITASEDIGGANLGATEEAICLEEVSKVNPNLAVSLLVQNVAGSILYDFGAPQHRELARRNIAGDCMVAIAVTEPEAGNDIQNVSTRATRDGDHWMLSGMKAFITLGGDADVLVLLAQTDPSKGRHGMQFFAVDRASEGVIASQIDTYVNRPAPTYRITLNDVRVPEERRLDAGFREIMAGFNRERIMVSARWLGHMQHALDWAVEYAQTRQQFGRPIGANQSIAFQLAQAKVDVEAARHLTYHAARKWDSGVPVGDVILDVSTAKLFVTQAVVRVTQTALHVAGGWGLTSELPAMRMAMDALVAPVTVGSYEIQLRAIARQMGLPCD; this is translated from the coding sequence ATGACCGTCACGCGCCGGCCCGGCGCCAACACCATCGAGGAACCGGTCTTCCGCGACATGTGCCGCAGGTTCGCGGAGGTCGAGGCCGCCCCGCGCTGGGAAAAGGCGGACCGGGAGAAGGCATATCCGCGCGACTTCTACGAGGCGGCCGCGCGCGCCGGCCTGATCGGGATCACCGCCTCCGAGGATATCGGCGGGGCCAACCTCGGCGCGACAGAGGAGGCGATCTGCCTCGAGGAGGTCTCCAAGGTCAATCCGAACCTCGCGGTCTCCCTGCTGGTGCAGAACGTGGCGGGCTCGATCCTCTACGACTTCGGCGCGCCGCAGCACCGCGAACTTGCCCGCCGCAACATCGCTGGCGACTGCATGGTCGCCATCGCCGTGACCGAGCCTGAGGCCGGCAACGACATCCAGAACGTCAGCACGCGCGCGACGCGCGACGGCGACCATTGGATGCTCAGCGGCATGAAGGCCTTCATCACGCTTGGCGGAGATGCGGACGTACTGGTCCTGCTCGCCCAGACCGATCCCTCCAAGGGGCGCCACGGCATGCAGTTCTTCGCCGTCGACCGGGCGAGCGAGGGCGTGATCGCGAGCCAGATCGACACCTATGTGAACCGCCCCGCCCCCACCTACCGCATCACGCTGAACGACGTGCGGGTGCCCGAGGAAAGACGCCTCGACGCAGGCTTCCGCGAAATCATGGCCGGCTTCAACCGGGAGCGGATCATGGTGTCCGCCCGCTGGCTGGGGCACATGCAGCACGCGCTCGACTGGGCGGTGGAGTATGCGCAGACCCGCCAGCAGTTCGGCCGCCCGATCGGGGCGAACCAGTCGATCGCCTTCCAGCTGGCCCAGGCGAAGGTCGACGTGGAGGCCGCGCGCCATCTCACCTACCACGCCGCACGCAAGTGGGATTCGGGCGTGCCCGTCGGCGATGTGATCCTCGACGTCTCGACCGCCAAGCTCTTCGTCACGCAGGCGGTCGTGCGGGTCACGCAGACCGCGCTGCATGTCGCCGGCGGCTGGGGCCTGACGAGCGAGCTTCCGGCCATGCGCATGGCGATGGACGCGCTGGTCGCGCCCGTCACCGTCGGCAGCTACGAGATCCAGTTGCGGGCCATCGCCCGGCAGATGGGCCTGCCCTGCGACTGA